A section of the Streptomyces sp. CG1 genome encodes:
- the asnB gene encoding asparagine synthase (glutamine-hydrolyzing), with protein sequence MCGITGWVSFDRDLRTEATTLHAMTETMACRGPDDRGTWTQGPAALGHRRLAIIDLPGGRQPMSLDTPEGTLAMVYSGEAYNFTELRRELEGRGHRFTTDSDTEVVLHGYLEWGDAVAERLNGMYAFAVWDGRRDKLVMIRDRMGIKPFYYYPTADGVLFGSEPKAILANPLARRRVTLDGLRELLVMIKTPGHAIWDGMREVEPGTVVTVDRSGLSTRVYWRLETRAHADDRDTTITTVRSLLDDIVRRQLVADVPRCTLLSGGLDSSAMTAIAARQLAAQGERVRSFAVDFVGQTDNFIADELRGTPDTPFVHDVAKLADTDHQDIVLDPQSLADPAVRERVIRARDLPVGFGDMDASLLLLFRAIRQKSTVALSGESADEVFGGYLQFFDEEARRADTFPWLVRFGRDFGDDSDVLRSDVTKSLDLEGYIADGYRTAVAGIDRLDGESDFEYRMRQISHMHLTRFVRILLDRKDRMSMAVGLEVRVPFCDHRLVEYVYNAPWALKSFDGREKSLLREAAADVLPRSVYDRVKSPYPSTQDPQYARALQDQVKDLLSRPSHRVFDLVDCDRLRTAAEREAPISSQAERRGLERALDLAQWLDAYSPEVNLS encoded by the coding sequence ATGTGCGGCATCACCGGATGGGTCTCCTTCGACCGTGACCTGAGGACCGAGGCCACGACATTGCATGCGATGACCGAGACGATGGCCTGCCGCGGTCCGGACGACCGCGGCACCTGGACACAGGGCCCGGCCGCCCTGGGCCACCGCCGACTCGCGATCATCGACCTCCCCGGCGGCCGTCAGCCGATGTCCCTCGACACTCCTGAGGGAACCTTGGCGATGGTGTACTCCGGGGAGGCGTACAACTTCACCGAACTGCGCCGTGAACTCGAAGGCCGCGGCCACCGGTTCACGACCGACTCCGACACCGAGGTCGTCCTGCACGGCTATCTCGAATGGGGGGACGCGGTCGCCGAACGGCTCAACGGGATGTATGCGTTCGCCGTGTGGGACGGCCGGCGCGACAAGCTCGTGATGATCCGCGACCGCATGGGCATCAAGCCCTTCTACTACTACCCCACCGCCGACGGCGTCCTGTTCGGCTCCGAGCCCAAGGCGATCCTCGCCAACCCGCTGGCCCGGCGCCGGGTCACGCTGGACGGGCTGCGGGAGCTGCTCGTCATGATCAAGACGCCCGGACACGCGATCTGGGACGGCATGCGCGAGGTCGAACCCGGCACCGTCGTCACCGTCGACCGCTCGGGCCTGTCGACGCGCGTCTACTGGCGCCTCGAGACCCGTGCGCACGCCGACGACCGCGACACCACCATCACCACCGTGCGCTCGCTGCTCGACGACATCGTGCGCCGCCAGCTGGTCGCCGACGTCCCGCGCTGCACCCTGCTCTCGGGCGGCCTCGACTCCTCCGCGATGACCGCGATCGCCGCCCGGCAACTCGCCGCACAGGGTGAGCGGGTACGCAGCTTCGCCGTCGACTTCGTCGGCCAGACCGACAACTTCATCGCCGACGAACTGCGCGGCACCCCCGACACGCCCTTCGTGCACGACGTGGCCAAGCTAGCCGACACCGACCACCAGGACATCGTGCTCGACCCGCAGTCCCTCGCCGACCCCGCCGTACGCGAGCGGGTGATACGCGCCCGCGACCTGCCGGTCGGCTTCGGCGACATGGACGCCTCGCTGCTGCTGCTCTTCCGCGCCATCCGGCAGAAGTCCACGGTGGCCCTGTCCGGCGAGTCGGCCGACGAGGTCTTCGGCGGCTATCTGCAGTTCTTCGACGAGGAGGCGCGCCGCGCCGACACCTTCCCCTGGCTCGTGCGCTTCGGCCGCGACTTCGGCGACGACTCCGACGTGCTGCGCTCCGACGTCACCAAGTCCCTGGACCTGGAGGGCTATATCGCCGACGGCTACCGCACCGCGGTCGCCGGCATCGACCGGCTCGACGGCGAGAGCGACTTCGAGTACCGGATGCGGCAGATCAGCCACATGCACCTGACCCGGTTCGTCCGCATCCTGCTCGACCGCAAGGACCGGATGAGCATGGCCGTCGGCCTGGAGGTCCGGGTGCCGTTCTGCGACCACCGGCTGGTCGAGTACGTCTACAACGCCCCCTGGGCGCTGAAGTCCTTCGACGGACGCGAGAAGAGCCTGCTGCGTGAGGCGGCCGCGGACGTCCTGCCCCGCTCGGTGTACGACCGGGTCAAGAGCCCGTACCCGTCCACCCAGGACCCGCAGTACGCCCGCGCCCTCCAGGACCAGGTCAAGGACCTGCTCTCGCGGCCCTCCCACCGGGTCTTCGACCTCGTCGACTGCGACCGGCTCCGCACGGCCGCCGAACGCGAGGCGCCGATCAGCAGCCAGGCGGAGCGGCGCGGGCTGGAGCGCGCCCTGGACCTCGCGCAGTGGCTGGACGCCTACTCGCCCGAGGTGAATCTCAGCTGA
- a CDS encoding alpha/beta fold hydrolase: MPQLEVDGAALTYDDEGPRDAPEVPLVFVHGWTANRHRWDHQIAHFAERRRVIRLDLRGHGESTGAGVRTIAELARDVLALLDHLEVERCVLVGHSMGGMIAQTIALAHPERVERMALVGSIARMTYSRGRGLLMAASTLVPYRLFVAANIQRAFAPGHPREEIRAHIRASAATPREVVMTLYGAMRAFDVLDRAGEIRTPTLMVHGYHDVQLPVRQMLRMAKAYPDAVVRILDAGHELPLEKPAELTAVLDRFVSEKA; the protein is encoded by the coding sequence ATGCCGCAGCTCGAAGTCGACGGAGCGGCTCTGACGTACGACGACGAGGGTCCCCGTGACGCTCCGGAGGTGCCCCTGGTCTTCGTCCACGGCTGGACCGCGAACCGGCACCGCTGGGACCACCAGATCGCGCACTTCGCCGAGAGACGCCGGGTGATCCGGCTGGACCTGCGCGGGCATGGCGAGAGCACCGGGGCCGGCGTGCGCACGATCGCGGAGCTGGCGCGGGACGTGCTCGCCCTGCTCGATCATCTGGAGGTCGAACGGTGCGTGCTGGTCGGCCACTCGATGGGCGGGATGATCGCGCAGACCATCGCGCTGGCCCACCCCGAGCGGGTGGAGCGGATGGCGCTGGTGGGCTCCATCGCCCGGATGACGTACAGCCGTGGCCGGGGCCTGCTCATGGCCGCCTCCACCCTGGTGCCGTACCGGCTGTTCGTGGCCGCCAACATCCAGCGCGCCTTCGCGCCCGGCCATCCGCGTGAGGAGATCCGCGCGCACATCCGGGCTTCGGCCGCGACCCCGCGCGAGGTCGTGATGACGCTGTACGGCGCGATGCGCGCCTTCGACGTCCTCGACCGGGCGGGGGAGATCCGCACCCCGACCCTGATGGTGCACGGCTACCACGACGTCCAGCTGCCCGTGCGGCAGATGCTGCGGATGGCCAAGGCCTATCCGGATGCGGTCGTCCGGATCCTCGACGCGGGCCATGAGCTGCCGCTGGAGAAGCCGGCCGAGCTGACGGCCGTGCTGGACCGGTTTGTGAGCGAAAAGGCCTGA